A window from Nevskia ramosa DSM 11499 encodes these proteins:
- a CDS encoding efflux RND transporter periplasmic adaptor subunit — translation MNRSLNRSLLLGLAALAVIAVFAAFLFRPSKQVEPAEQTATEPQPLYWYDPMVPESHFDKPGKSPFMDMQLVPKYVDAPAEPGSAQDADGAFRIDPRVVQNLGVRLATVERQALTQRLLAAGVITVDEHRIEAVQVRAAGWVEQLAVRAVGDPVRRGQLLASVYSPELLAAQDEFLLAQRSGDASLKDASRARLALFGLGDAQIRRIAARGQAERRVEYVASNDGYVMELGARQGAMLSPGITLFQIASLDTVWLAAELPEAQGAAIKPGDAASASVAAVPGEAFAGKVEYVYPELSGATRTVKLRIALQNPGARLRPGMYATVQLEGAARAEALTVPTEAVIRTGTRSVVLIAEDEARFRPVAVRTGVEVGERIEVLEGLSEGQQVVASGQFLIDSEASLRGALDRLSAPAAESPQPMLDPHSGHEGHQGHQP, via the coding sequence ATGAACCGTTCCCTGAATCGCTCCTTGCTCCTTGGCCTGGCGGCGCTTGCCGTCATCGCTGTCTTCGCCGCGTTCCTGTTCCGACCAAGCAAACAAGTGGAGCCCGCCGAGCAGACCGCCACCGAACCTCAGCCGCTTTACTGGTATGACCCGATGGTGCCGGAGAGCCATTTCGACAAACCTGGCAAATCGCCGTTCATGGACATGCAACTGGTGCCGAAGTACGTCGATGCGCCAGCGGAACCCGGTTCGGCGCAGGACGCTGACGGCGCCTTCCGCATCGATCCGAGAGTGGTGCAGAACCTGGGCGTGCGGCTGGCGACGGTCGAGCGGCAGGCGCTGACGCAGCGGCTGCTTGCAGCCGGCGTGATCACCGTCGACGAGCACCGCATCGAAGCCGTGCAGGTTCGTGCGGCCGGCTGGGTCGAGCAGCTGGCGGTGCGCGCGGTCGGTGATCCGGTGCGGCGCGGCCAATTGCTGGCGTCGGTCTATTCGCCGGAATTGCTCGCCGCGCAGGATGAATTCCTGCTCGCGCAGCGCAGCGGCGACGCCAGCCTGAAGGACGCTTCCCGCGCCCGACTCGCGCTGTTCGGACTCGGCGATGCACAGATTCGCCGGATCGCCGCGCGCGGTCAGGCCGAGCGCCGAGTCGAGTACGTCGCCAGCAATGACGGCTACGTGATGGAACTCGGCGCACGCCAGGGCGCGATGCTCAGCCCGGGCATCACCCTGTTCCAGATCGCCAGTCTGGACACCGTCTGGCTGGCCGCGGAACTACCGGAAGCGCAGGGCGCAGCGATCAAGCCCGGAGATGCGGCCAGCGCCAGCGTCGCCGCCGTTCCGGGCGAAGCCTTCGCCGGCAAGGTCGAATACGTCTACCCGGAACTGAGCGGCGCAACCCGCACCGTGAAGCTGCGCATCGCGCTGCAGAATCCCGGCGCGCGTCTGCGGCCCGGCATGTACGCGACCGTGCAGCTTGAAGGTGCGGCGCGTGCCGAAGCGCTGACTGTGCCAACCGAAGCGGTGATCCGCACCGGCACGCGCAGCGTCGTGCTGATCGCCGAAGACGAGGCGCGCTTCCGGCCAGTGGCCGTGCGTACCGGCGTCGAGGTCGGCGAACGCATCGAAGTGCTCGAAGGCTTGAGCGAAGGGCAGCAGGTGGTGGCCAGCGGACAGTTCCTGATCGATTCGGAAGCGAGTCTGCGCGGGGCGCTGGATCGGTTGTCGGCACCTGCTGCCGAGTCACCGCAGCCAATGCTTGATCCGCACTCCGGCCACGAAGGCCATCAAGGCCATCAGCCATGA
- a CDS encoding efflux RND transporter permease subunit, producing MIAAIIRWSISNRVLVLMVTALLALWGTRAALTTPLDAIPDLSDTQVIIRTNWPGQAPQVVEDQVTYPLTTTMLSVPGARTVRGYSMFGDSFVYVIFDDATDLYWARSRVLEYLNQVSGRLPAAARPTLGPDATGVGWIYEYALVDRSNRLDISQLRAIQDWFLKYELKSVENVAEVASVGGLVKQYQIVLDPDRLRATSTTISTVIDAVRASNNEAGGSVLELGEVEYAVRASGYLKTLDDFRAIPVGLGAAGVPVLLGDVARVQIGPELRRGVSELDGQGEAVGGIIVMRSGKNALATIRAVRAKLESLKPGLPAGVEIVPTYDRSELILNSVGTLQTRLIEEMIVVALVCALFLFHLRSALVAIVSLPLGILAAFAVMKAQGLNANIMSLGGIAIAIGAMVDAAVVMIENAHKHLEHAGRSETLSFEERVKIITASAVEVGPALFFCLLIITLSFVPVFTLEAQEGKLFGPLALTKTYAMAAAAGLSVTLIPVLMLLFIRGRIPDEQRNPLNRVLIAVYRPALAFVLRHPVATFVASGLLMLSALIPITRLGTEFMPPLIEGDLLYMPSALPGLSTDKASQLMQQTDRLIMQFPEVERVFGKAGRAESATDPAGLEMFETTIRFKPRSAWPDAGKSQDVLIDELNAALAIPGLANLWVQPIRNRIDMLSTGIKSPVGVKIAGADLKVIEQIGTQIETLLKDVPGTRSVYAERVRGGRYIDVRPDRLKAARLGLSIADVQQVVTLAIGGENIGETIEGRQRFPINLRYPRELRDSVAALRVLPIVTQAGATITLGEVAEIAISDGPPQLKSENARLNGWVYVDIATGIGGRDLGGYVHDAQALVAAKLKLPAGYSVAWSGQFEYLERAEKRLQLVVPFTLFIILILLYLTFRSFVPALLIMATLPFALVGGLWLLLALGYNLSIASAVGFIALAGVAAEFGVIMLIYLDQAIARRGASLTRASLIEAIEEGAVLRVRPKAMTVAVIVAGLLPILIGGGTGSEVMRRIAAPMVGGMISAPLLSLFVLPAAYLLLRGRRLVA from the coding sequence ATGATCGCCGCGATCATCCGCTGGTCGATCAGCAACCGCGTGCTGGTGCTGATGGTCACTGCACTGCTGGCGCTATGGGGCACGCGCGCCGCGCTGACCACGCCGCTCGACGCAATTCCAGACCTCAGCGACACCCAGGTGATCATCCGCACCAACTGGCCCGGACAGGCGCCGCAGGTGGTCGAGGATCAGGTCACTTATCCGCTGACCACGACGATGCTGTCGGTGCCCGGCGCGCGTACGGTGCGCGGCTATTCGATGTTCGGCGATTCCTTCGTCTACGTGATCTTCGATGACGCCACCGATCTCTACTGGGCGCGTTCGCGAGTGCTGGAATATCTCAATCAGGTCAGCGGACGCCTGCCTGCCGCCGCACGGCCGACGCTGGGCCCGGATGCCACCGGCGTCGGCTGGATCTACGAGTACGCACTGGTCGATCGCAGCAATCGCCTGGACATCTCGCAGCTGCGCGCGATTCAGGACTGGTTCCTGAAGTACGAGCTGAAGAGCGTCGAGAACGTCGCCGAAGTGGCCAGCGTCGGCGGCCTGGTCAAGCAGTACCAGATCGTCCTCGATCCGGATCGCCTGCGCGCCACCAGTACCACCATCAGCACCGTGATCGACGCCGTGCGCGCCAGCAACAACGAAGCCGGCGGCTCGGTGCTGGAGCTGGGCGAAGTCGAATATGCCGTGCGCGCCAGCGGCTATCTGAAGACGCTCGACGACTTCCGCGCGATACCCGTTGGCCTCGGCGCCGCCGGTGTGCCGGTGCTGCTCGGCGATGTCGCCCGCGTGCAGATCGGCCCCGAGCTGCGGCGTGGTGTTTCCGAGCTGGACGGCCAGGGCGAAGCGGTCGGCGGCATCATCGTCATGCGTTCCGGCAAGAACGCGCTGGCGACCATCCGCGCCGTGCGCGCCAAGCTCGAAAGCCTGAAACCGGGCTTGCCGGCAGGGGTCGAGATCGTGCCGACCTATGATCGTTCCGAGCTGATCCTGAACTCGGTCGGCACGCTGCAGACGCGGCTGATCGAGGAGATGATCGTCGTCGCCCTGGTCTGCGCGCTGTTCCTGTTTCATCTGCGCTCGGCGCTGGTCGCGATCGTCAGCCTGCCGCTCGGCATTCTCGCCGCGTTCGCGGTGATGAAGGCGCAGGGCCTCAACGCCAACATCATGTCGCTCGGCGGCATCGCCATCGCCATCGGCGCGATGGTCGACGCGGCGGTGGTGATGATCGAGAACGCCCACAAACATCTCGAGCACGCTGGCCGCAGCGAGACGCTGAGCTTCGAGGAGCGGGTGAAGATCATCACCGCGTCGGCTGTGGAAGTCGGCCCGGCGCTGTTCTTCTGTCTCTTGATCATCACCCTGAGCTTCGTGCCGGTGTTCACGCTCGAAGCGCAGGAAGGCAAGCTGTTCGGCCCGCTGGCGCTGACCAAGACCTATGCGATGGCGGCAGCCGCGGGCTTGTCGGTGACCTTGATTCCGGTGCTGATGCTGCTGTTCATCCGCGGCCGGATTCCGGACGAACAGCGCAATCCGCTGAATCGGGTGCTGATCGCCGTGTACCGGCCGGCACTCGCTTTCGTGCTGCGTCATCCGGTGGCGACCTTCGTCGCATCGGGTCTGCTGATGCTGTCGGCATTGATCCCGATCACGCGGCTCGGCACCGAATTCATGCCGCCGCTGATCGAGGGCGATCTGCTGTACATGCCGTCGGCCTTGCCGGGCCTGTCGACGGACAAGGCCTCGCAGCTGATGCAGCAGACCGATCGGCTGATCATGCAATTCCCGGAAGTGGAGCGCGTATTCGGCAAGGCCGGGCGTGCCGAGTCGGCCACCGATCCGGCCGGGCTGGAAATGTTCGAGACGACGATCCGCTTCAAGCCGCGCAGCGCTTGGCCGGACGCTGGTAAATCGCAGGACGTGCTGATCGACGAGTTGAACGCCGCACTGGCGATTCCGGGCCTCGCGAATCTCTGGGTGCAGCCGATCCGCAACCGCATCGACATGCTGTCCACCGGCATCAAGAGCCCGGTCGGCGTGAAGATCGCCGGCGCTGATCTGAAGGTCATCGAGCAGATCGGTACCCAGATCGAAACCCTGTTGAAGGACGTGCCCGGCACTCGCTCGGTCTATGCCGAACGAGTGCGCGGTGGGCGCTACATCGACGTTCGGCCAGATCGGTTGAAGGCGGCGCGGCTGGGCCTGTCGATCGCCGATGTGCAACAAGTCGTGACCCTGGCGATCGGCGGCGAGAATATCGGCGAGACCATCGAAGGCCGGCAGCGTTTCCCGATCAACCTCCGTTATCCGCGCGAACTGCGCGATTCGGTGGCCGCCTTGCGTGTGCTGCCGATCGTCACCCAGGCGGGAGCGACGATCACGCTCGGCGAAGTCGCCGAGATCGCCATCAGCGATGGCCCGCCGCAGTTGAAGAGCGAGAACGCGCGACTCAACGGCTGGGTCTATGTCGACATTGCAACTGGCATAGGGGGCCGCGACCTGGGCGGCTACGTCCACGACGCCCAGGCGCTGGTCGCCGCGAAGCTGAAGCTGCCGGCTGGTTATTCGGTGGCCTGGTCTGGGCAGTTCGAATATCTGGAGCGAGCCGAGAAGCGCCTGCAGCTGGTGGTGCCGTTCACCTTGTTCATCATCCTGATCCTGCTGTATCTGACCTTCCGCAGCTTCGTGCCGGCGTTGCTGATCATGGCGACCTTGCCGTTCGCGCTGGTTGGCGGGCTTTGGCTGCTGCTGGCGCTCGGCTACAACCTGTCGATCGCCTCCGCCGTCGGCTTCATCGCGCTGGCCGGTGTGGCGGCCGAGTTCGGCGTGATCATGCTGATCTACCTCGATCAGGCGATCGCCAGACGCGGTGCCTCGTTGACGCGAGCCAGCCTGATCGAAGCCATCGAGGAAGGCGCAGTGCTGCGTGTGCGGCCGAAAGCGATGACTGTCGCAGTGATCGTCGCCGGCCTGCTGCCGATCCTGATCGGTGGCGGCACCGGTTCGGAAGTGATGCGGCGGATCGCGGCGCCGATGGTCGGCGGCATGATTTCGGCGCCGTTGCTGTCGTTGTTCGTGCTGCCGGCCGCGTATCTGCTGCTGCGCGGACGCCGGCTCGTGGCGTGA
- a CDS encoding cytochrome P450, translating into MSSTDHEAALSADADRVFDPETYVHGVPFEALARLRRERPVVWVDEKPLHGWSGGPGFWLVLRHADVEAVMNQPQRFSSQLGGTQIRDPATPEALRYVQQMMLNMDPPQHTRLRRLLARAFTSKALTQLDSRIREHARMLVERVVGAADHGRCDFAKDIGADLPLLALADILGMPAEDRMLLFDWSNRVIGYQDPDYASSSAFDLASGSAMAREALRLRPLPDADGRLPDPRTREGLPDLYAYAHLLAEHKQRTPGDDLMSLLLAARDDDGTKLSLEEFENLFWLFAVAGNETLRNGIPGACIGLIEHPELQARLRAEPALLPKAIDELLRWWTPVMTFRRTAIEDCVLGGAAIRAGDKVVVSFLSANHDEAVFADPARPDPLRTPNPHLVFGYGPHFCLGAQLARMQMRALFAEVLARMGCIEADGAPAFLRSNFQRGVKRLPVKWRRV; encoded by the coding sequence ATGTCGTCCACGGACCACGAAGCCGCGCTGAGCGCTGACGCCGATCGCGTCTTCGATCCGGAAACCTATGTCCACGGCGTACCGTTCGAGGCGCTGGCGCGGCTGCGCCGCGAGCGGCCGGTGGTCTGGGTCGACGAGAAGCCGCTGCACGGCTGGTCCGGCGGGCCGGGTTTCTGGCTGGTGCTGCGCCATGCCGATGTCGAAGCGGTGATGAATCAGCCGCAGCGGTTTTCATCGCAACTCGGTGGCACCCAGATCCGCGATCCAGCGACACCGGAAGCGCTGCGCTACGTCCAGCAGATGATGCTGAACATGGACCCGCCGCAGCACACGCGGCTGCGCCGTCTGCTGGCGCGGGCGTTCACCTCGAAAGCGCTGACCCAGCTGGACAGCCGCATTCGCGAGCACGCGCGGATGCTGGTCGAGCGGGTGGTCGGCGCTGCCGACCATGGCCGCTGCGATTTCGCCAAGGACATCGGCGCCGATCTGCCTTTGCTGGCGCTGGCCGACATCCTCGGCATGCCGGCGGAAGACCGGATGCTGCTGTTCGACTGGTCGAACCGGGTGATCGGTTATCAGGACCCGGACTACGCCAGTTCCTCGGCCTTCGATCTCGCCAGCGGTTCGGCGATGGCGCGCGAAGCGCTGCGGCTGCGGCCCTTGCCGGACGCCGACGGCCGCCTGCCGGATCCGCGCACCCGCGAAGGCCTGCCCGATCTCTACGCCTACGCGCACCTGCTGGCCGAGCACAAGCAGCGCACGCCGGGCGACGATCTGATGTCGCTGCTGCTGGCGGCACGCGATGACGACGGTACAAAGCTCAGCCTCGAAGAATTCGAGAACCTGTTCTGGCTGTTCGCGGTCGCCGGCAATGAAACCCTGCGCAACGGCATTCCCGGCGCCTGCATCGGCCTGATCGAACATCCCGAGCTGCAGGCGCGGCTGCGCGCCGAACCGGCGCTGCTGCCGAAAGCGATCGACGAGCTGCTGCGCTGGTGGACGCCGGTGATGACTTTTCGTCGTACCGCGATCGAAGACTGCGTGCTCGGCGGTGCTGCGATCCGCGCCGGCGACAAGGTGGTGGTGTCGTTCCTGTCGGCCAATCACGATGAAGCCGTGTTTGCCGATCCCGCGCGGCCCGATCCGCTGCGCACGCCGAACCCGCATCTGGTATTCGGCTACGGGCCGCATTTCTGCCTCGGCGCGCAGCTCGCCCGCATGCAGATGCGCGCGCTGTTTGCCGAGGTGCTGGCGCGGATGGGCTGCATCGAAGCCGATGGTGCGCCGGCCTTCCTGCGTTCGAATTTCCAGCGCGGCGTGAAGCGCCTGCCGGTGAAATGGCGGCGGGTTTGA